The DNA window TCGGAACCGCCGAGCGCCGCGGCGGCGAGCTTGGCGCGCAACTGGGACACTAGCTCGAGGTGCTCCTCGCGATGCGAAGTCCGCGGTGCCATCGACAGAAAACCCGTTCAGTTGAGTTAATGATGACTAACTCATGGTATGTTAGTCACGATTAACCGAAATGTCCATCAGCGGGTTTGGAGTGTGTCCATGGCCTCCACTTCGGTGCCTGATCTGACCGCGACGCGCCGCAGCAAGGCCAAATCAGACCGCCGGTCGCAACTGATCGCGGCGGCCGAACGCCTCGTGGCCGAGCGGGGCTACCTCGCGGTGCGGCTAGAGGACATCGGCGCCGCCGTCGGTGTCAGCGGACCGGCGATCTATCGCCACTTCCCCAATAAGGAAGCGCTTCTCGTCGAGCTGCTCGTCGGGATAAGTACCCGCCTGTTGGCCGGCGCCACCGATGTCGTCGCCCGCGCCGACGGTCCCCGAGCGGCATTGGACGGACTGGTCGATTTTCATCTGGACTTCGCGCTCGGCGAGTCGGACCTGATCCGCATTCAGGACCGCGACCTTCCGAGCCTGCCGCTTGGCGCCAAGCGTCAAGTACGCAGGGCTCAACGGCAGTACGTCGAAATCTGGGTGGGTGTGCTGCGGCAGTTGAATATGTCCCTGCGCGAGGATGAGGCTCGGCTGATGGCGCACGCGGCATTCGGATTGCTCAATTCGACACCGCATTCGGTGAAACCAAGTGCCACGAAAAAGGCCGAGGCCAGCGAGCGTGCCGTCCTTCGAGCGATGACGGTTGCTGCGCTGACCTCGGCCACGCCGAGCGTGAGCGGCTAGTACCAGGCTCGGCGGCCGCCGACGGGGCGTCCGACCGACCCGAGGATCCAGAAGACCGCGCCGATAACGACCAGCACGACACCGATTGTCGTCAGAACGCTGATGCCGAAGATATAACCGAGTATGGCAAGGATGATGCCGAGGATAATCATTGCGACTTCCCTTTCTAGTGAACTATTAAGTGCCAGTGAACTATTGACTGGGTTCGGGAATATTGCAGGCCGCTACCTTCGGGTTGACTCCCGCGTAGTTCAGCGGGCCGACGACTACGGTGAGGGCGATACTTCCCGCTGTCGCGCAGTTGGTTGCGCCAGTGGAGAAGTAATCGCGCTGATAGGCGGCGAATACGCCGATCAGCAACCAGATGAGCACTAGAGTTCCGAGTAGCCCACCACCTCGCATGCTGCGCCTCCATCTCTAATGGCGCCCCAATTCGGGGCGCATGCAGCGTGTTTACCCGGCAGAAAATTTTCCCAAACCTGGGAATGGCGACGATCGGGCTACGGTGTCTGACGCGGCACAAAGGCGGAGAGAAGCCACTCGCGCATCGCCTTGACCAATACAGCTCGGTTTTCCCGCTTGTCGAGCTCGTGACCGTCGTCGTCGAACACCAGGAGTTCGACGGTGCGCCCCAGAGCCCGCAGGGCAGCACACATCTGCAAAGACTCGTCGGGAGGGACGTTGGTGTCGTTCGCGCCGTGCACCAACATCAGCGGCGCGGTCAACGCATCCACCCGGTGCAACGGGGACAACTGCTCGAGCAAGTCGCGGTCGCTGACGGGATGGCCGTACTTCGGATAGGCGGCCGCAGCGATCCACGGTTCGGTGTTGCGGTACCACGTGTTCAGGTCGCTCATGCCGCAGATGCTGATGCCCGCGGCGAACAGCTGTGGATGAAAGGTGAGCGCCGCCTGGGTCAGGTAACCGCCGTATGACCAACCGCAACATGCGATGCGGTCGCGATGGGCATGGCCGTTGTCGGCGAGGAAATTCACCGCATCCGCAACGTC is part of the Mycolicibacterium tusciae JS617 genome and encodes:
- a CDS encoding TetR/AcrR family transcriptional regulator, with translation MASTSVPDLTATRRSKAKSDRRSQLIAAAERLVAERGYLAVRLEDIGAAVGVSGPAIYRHFPNKEALLVELLVGISTRLLAGATDVVARADGPRAALDGLVDFHLDFALGESDLIRIQDRDLPSLPLGAKRQVRRAQRQYVEIWVGVLRQLNMSLREDEARLMAHAAFGLLNSTPHSVKPSATKKAEASERAVLRAMTVAALTSATPSVSG